Genomic window (Streptomyces sp. TG1A-60):
GCGACGCGCGCGCCGCGCAGGCGGCGGCGGGGCGCGCCGTCGAGGCGCTGGAGGCGGCGGACCCCTCGGCAGGGGACGACCCGACGTGGATCGGGCACTTCGACGAGGCCTATCTGGCAGACGAGTTGGCCCACTGCCACCGCGACCTCGGACAGGCCGAGGCGGCGGCCCGGCGGGCCGAGGAGGCGCTGGCCGGGTGTCCCGAGTCACGGGCCCGGCGGCGGGCCATCGGGTATGTGCTGCTCGCCACGGCACAGGCACAGCGGCGGGAAGTCGAACAGGCCTGTCATACGGGGCTGAAGGCGGTGGAGTTGCTGGGGTCGCTCCGGTCGAACCGGGGGGCGGAGTACCTGGAGGACTTCCAGCAGCGGCTGGAGCCGTTTCGGGAGGAGGCGGTGGTCCGGGAGTTCGGGGAGCGGATGGACTTGCAGGCGGCGTAGGCGCTCCGGGGGCCGGGGCTCGGGTTTCACGGCCGGTCGCGGGCTCCGCGTGGCCGGTCGCGCGCCCCGCACGGGGGAAGGTTCTGCGTGGCTTTCATGGGTGTCCGGGGCACAGGTGGTGCATGGCTTGTCACCGAGACCCGGTAGCGTGAGCCGACGATTCCGCAAGTCCCCCATTCGTAGGAGTCCCGGTGACGCAGAGTGGACAGGGCGAGGAGCCCTCGGCGCGGACCGCGCGCGAAGGCATCGTGCTGCCCTCGGACGGTGGCGCGCCCCTTCTGCCGAGCGATCTGCCGACGGACCCGGTCCAGCCGTGGGAGCGCCGGTGGGGCCCTGAGGGGACCGCCGCGCCCGCCCTGCCGCACACCGATCAGTGGGGCGGAGCTCCCAACCCGGAGTGGGGCGGCCAGGGGACGCACGACGCGTACGGCGCCCAGGGCGTCCAGGGCGGGTACGGCCCCCAGGGCGCCTGGGACGGGCAGGACGGTCAGGGCGCCCGGGACGGTCAGCGCGGGATGCCGTTGCCGCCGGAGGGCGCGCAGGGGCCGTCGTACGGTGTCGAGGGGTACGGCGGCGCGGGCTCGGGTGCTCCGCTGCCGCCGGTTGCCGCGCCGCAGTCGCCGCAGAGTGCGCCGCTGCCGCCCATGGACGAGGCGGCCACTCAGTACATCCCTCCTGTCCCGCAGGCCGGGGCCGTGCCCATGGACGAAGGCGCGACGCAGTTCCTGCCGCCGGTGGCCCCGCAGGCGCCCGCCGCGGAGGCCGCCACGCAGTTCCTGCCGCCGGTGGGACCGGGCGCGCTGCCGCCGGAGGCGTCGGCCGCCGCGACGACGTACCTGCCGCGGGTACCGGACAACGGCGCCATGCCGCTGCCGCCCGCCGGGAACCCGGACGCCGAGGCCACGCAGTACATACCGCCGGTGGAAGGGCAGCCCCAGCCGTACGGCGCGCCGCAGCGGGCACAGCAGCAGCCGGACGTGTTCGACAGTCTCTTCCGGAGCGAGTCGGGGGCCGGGACCGGGGGAGCCGCCGGGGCCACGCAGCAACTGCCGAAGATCGAACACCCGTCGGCCGCACGGGCACCCCAGGGGCCCGGTCACGGTGGTCATGCCGGTCACGGTGGTCACGGCGGGCGGGCCTCCGCGAGACGCGAGAGCGGTGGCGGAGGGGGCCGTACGGGGTCCCGGGTGCCGCTCATCGCCGCGCTCGGTGTGGGGATCGCCGTGCTCGGGATCGGGGCGGGTGCCCTGATGTCCGGCTCGGGGAGCGACCGGTCCCAGGACGACAACAAGCCCGTCTCCGCGACCGGGGCCGCGCCCCGGGAGTCGGCACCCCCGTCGGCGGACCCGGCGAAGGAGCAGGCCGTCGCGCTCGACAAGCTGCTGGCGGACAGCGGCGACAGCCGGAGCAGCGTGATCAAGGCGGTCGCGAACATCAAGACCTGCACCAACCTGGGCCAGGCCGCCACCGACCTCCGGGACGCCGCCGCCCAGCGCAACGACCTGGTGACCAGGCTCGGCGAGCTGTCCGTGGACAAGCTGCCGGACAACGTGGCCCTGACCACCGCGCTCACCAAGGCATGGAAGGCCTCGGCCTCCGCCGACAACCACTACGCGGCCTGGGCCGACCAGGCCGCCGGGAAGAAGGGCTGCCGGAAGGGCCAGGCCCGCACCACCGGGCAGACCCAGGCCGGCAACGCGGCCAGCGGCACCGCGAGCGCCGAGAAGGCCAAGGCCGCCGAGCTGTGGAACGTGATCGCCACCACCTACGGCCTGACGGAGCGCCAGGCGGTCCAGCTGTAGCGGCACCGTGGCCACGGGTGGCCACCGGTCCGTGGCCGAGCGGCTGTCGCCGGCTCCGAGGCGAGGGGCCGTCTCCGCACCCGAGGCAGCCGACCGATGGCCGACCGGGCCCCACATCGAACGACTGTTCAGTCAGTCCCGGTCCGGGGCCGAGTTCGCGGACGAGGTCGTTGTCCGGCCTGAGGCCCCGGTCCGGCTCGCTGCCGGGCGCGGCTCGCGGCCGGGTCCAATGCGCGGCCGGGCCCGGTTCGTGGCCCGGTGGTTCAGCCCTCCGCCTCCACCAGGGTCTTCTCCACGTTCACGAAACCCTGCCGGGCGGCGGTCAGTTGACCGTTGCGTACGACCTGGAAGGTGACCTCGGCGTTGATCAGCCGGGGGAAGTCGGCGGCGGCGATGAGGTCCTCGAAGCGCCAGCGGAGCGGCGGGGTCAGTCCGCCCGTGGCGACCTTCAGACCGTCGTCGAGGACCCGGCGGATCGCGTGGGAGGTCACCTCGCCGTCGCCGATCCTCTCGATGGCGGTCGTCAGGACGGTGTACGCGATCCACGTGGTCTGCACACCCGGATCCGCCGGGTCGATCCGGTTGTCGTCGAAGGCGTGCTCCCGGATCACCTTCTTCATCCGGTCCCACCGCTTGTCGGACTCCACCGGATACCAGCCGGTGACGTACGACCCCTCGTACGGTCCCGAACTGCCGCCGGTCGCGTCGAGCACCGTCTGGTCGACGCTGCCGAGGACGGTGCCGGTACGGACGGCCGGGTAGTCGTCGCGGTCGCGGCGGAAGGAGTCCATGAAGGTGAAGGTGCGGTCGCCGAGCGCGGGCACCACGCACCCCCGCGCGGCCGGGTCGGCGGTCGCCCGCCGCAGCGCCTCCTGCGCGTGCCCCGCGTACTCGTTCGCGTCCTCGGCGGCCAGCTGGTCCTCCGACTCGTCGTGGCCCGCCGACCGCAGCCCCGAGTCCAGCAGCAGCGGCAGCTGGTCGCCGGCTATCGAGTCCGGGCGTACGAGGGCGACGGGGCCGCAGGCCTTGGCGAGCTGTTCGCCGAGGCCTGCCATGAGCGCGGCCTGGCCGCCGTTGACCGGGTAGGACAGGGAGCTGGAGAACTCGTCGTCGGTGACGCCGTAGCCGCCGATGTACGGGATGCCGGCGGACTCCAGCGGGGCGAGGTAGGAGCGGCCGTGCTGGCTGTAGGAACCGACGACCGCGACGACGTCCTCGGCGGCGGCCCGGCGGGCACACTTCGCGGCGGCCACGGTCTCGTTGCGGTCGTTGCAGGTGAGGATCCTCAGCTCGCGGCCGTTGATGCCGCCGCCCGCGTTGATCCAGCGGGCGTAGGCCTTGGCCATGGCCGGCATGCCGGGCTTGTTGGTGGCGGCCGTCTTCTCGGGTGCCCAGGTCATGACGGTGATGGGGCCGTCCCCGGAACCCCCCGTGGTGCCGGGGACGGCCCCGCACCCGGCGGCGAGTGACGCGCACGCCGCCAGCGTGGTGGCCGTGGTGGCTCTTGCCAGGCGTCGGGTGAAGCCACTGGCGAGGCCTTGGGGAGCGGGGGTCCGTCGTGCCTGGAAGCCGGTCATGGCCCCGCACGATTCCGTCACATAACCAACCCGGGCGTGACGGATGGTCAACGTGAAGTGACCGGGAGGTGAATTGCGGGGAGCTACGATCGTGTTTTCGAGTGGTTTCAGAGAGGAACGCACGATCGATGACCGTCCAAGGTCCGGAGACCTCTTCCCGCCGCGGGCGTCGCTCGTCCACCATGGGCGGCATGCCACTGAACGACATGCCGTGGTGGCGCTGGCGCAGCAATGTGCGCTCCGCGCTGCACATGCTCTCCGACCCCCCGTTCCAGCAGAACGTCTGGCTGGCCGGTGTCGACGGGTACGGGGACGTCACCGACGCCGTGTACCGCCTGGTCGAGGACACCTGGCTGGACAACTGGTCCGCCGACAAGTACGTGGGCACGATATTCCGGGACGCCCAGGAGGCCGCCCTGGTCGACACCGCTGTGCTGCGGGTGCTGCGGATCATGCACCAGGTCGGCCCGGACGCCCAGGTCTCCGCGTACCTCGACCACCCGGCCTGGCCCGAAGCGGTCCGCGCGGCCCGCGAGGCCCATGTGCGCCTCTCGGCGAGCGACGGGGAGGACCCGGACACCGCGCCACGCACGCTTGAGGTGCTGCGGATCATGACGCGAGCGGCTTGAGGGTGGCTTGCGGGCCCTCGGGCCGAGGACCCCTCAGGATCTCGGGGCGGGCCCCTCAGGTCCTCGGGGCGGGGACCCGCAAGGACCGAGCCGATCGGGAAGGCGGCGGGTGGCGGGCCGTCCGGGCTTCGGGACGATTGCCGACACGGGTACGCCCTATGGGACCCTGTCGGGCATGAACGAGCAGTCCACCCGAGCCGCGGCGCCCGCCGACCAGTACGTCCTCACCCTCGCCTGCCCGGACAAGCAGGGCATCGTGCACGCCGTGTCGAGCTACCTCTTCATGACCGGCTGCAACATCGAGGACAGCCAGCAGTTCGGCGACCACGACACGGGTCTGTTCTTCATGCGCGTCCACTTCTCGGCGGAGGCGCCGGTGAGCGTGGAGAAGCTGCGGGCCAGCTTCGCGGCGATCGGTGACGCCTTCCAGATGGACTGGCAGATCAACCGGGCCGACGAGAGGATGCGCATCGTCCTGATGGTCAGCAGGTTCGGCCACTGCCTGAACGACCTGCTCTTCCGGGCGAGCACCGGGGCACTGCCGGTGGAGATCGCGGCCGTGGTCTCCAACCACACCGACTTCGCCGAGCTGGCGCGGTCGTACGACATCCCCTTCCACCACGTTCCGGTGACCAAGGACACCAAGGCCGAGGCCGAGGCGCGGCTGCTGCAGATCGTGCGCGAGGAGAACGTCGAGCTGGTCGTCCTCGCCCGCTACATGCAGGTTCTCTCCGACGACCTCTGCAAGCAGCTCAACGGCCGCATCATCAACATCCACCACTCCTTCCTGCCGAGCTTCAAGGGCGCGAAGCCGTATCACCAGGCGCACGCGCGGGGTGTGAAGCTGATCGGGGCGACGGCGCACTATGTCACCGCCGACCTCGACGAAGGGCCGATCATCGAGCAGGAGGTCGAGCGGGTGGGCCATGGGGTGACCCCCGAGGGGCTCGTCGCCATCGGGCGCGATGTGGAGTGCCAGGCGCTGGCGCGCGCGGTCAAGTGGCACGCCGAGCGCCGGATCCTGGTGAACGGGCGACGGACGGTCGTCTTCGCGTAGGGCGCCGCCGGGCCGGGGCGCCCAGTGGCTCGGGGCCCCAGTCCCCGCCCCCTACGGGCCCGGCCCTCTCTCCGACCGCTCCGGCGGCGGTCAGTCGTGCCGCCCCTGTGCCCCGCATCTACATCCGGCTCAACGCCGCCGCCGCGAAGAGTACGTCGCGGATCGCCTGGCGGTCGCCGTGCCGGCCTGCCGCGGCCTCCTCCGGAGGGACGTGGCCGGCGGCGAGGCGGCAGAACTCGACGCCGTCGAGGGCGACGTGGGCGACCTCGTGGGCGGCGGAGCCGACGGCCGCGGGGGAGTCCAGGGGGATGAGCCACTCGCCGCCGCCGGAGCCCTCGATCTCCAGGCGCAGACTGCGGCCGGGCGTGCCGGCGGCCACGAGGTGGCGGCCGGACGGGGGCGGGGCCGCCAGCCCCGTCCGGCGGCGCTCGGCCAGGGACGCGGGCAGCATGCGGGCGGCCAGGTCGATCATGCCGCGCAGATGGCGGCCGGAGGGCGGCTCGTACGGGTAGTCCACCGCCTCGGCGATGTCCTCCGCGTGGATCCAGCACTCGAACGCCCGGTCCAGCATCGCGTCGCGCAGCGGGAGTTCGAAGCCGCCGTACGAGACAGGCAGCCGGCCGGGGTTGTCGGAGCCGTCCGGGCCACCGCCGCCCGTGAACGCGGTCGTGCGGACGATGTCGTGGCTCTGCTGCCGCCAGGGCACGCGGACGGCGTGGGTGGGCGGGAAGCGGGACGCCTTCCAGTACGCCTCGGTGCGCCCCTTCGGCGTACGGTCGTCCTGGCCCGGCACCGGCCGACCGAGCGGGTCGTCCAGGCCGAGCGTGGTCGCGACCAGTCCGTCGACGGTGAGCAGGTGGGCGATGACCCCGGCGACGGTCGTACGCCGGCTCACCGGCCCCTCGCCCTCGAACCACCGCAGCCGCACGGGCGCGGTCCAGTCGGCGGCGCCGATGTCCTGGAGCAGCGCGTCGAGCCGGGCGGTCTCCGCGTCGTACGGGGCGGCCCAGCGCGGTACGGGGATGCGCGGCGGGCGCCGGCCCAGGCAGGCGTCCAGCACCTGGGTACGCAGGGCCGGGGCGAGGTCGAGGCTCTCCGGCGGGTGCAGCAGGCCCACGGCCTCGCGCAGCCGCCGGGCCTCGTCCGCGCACGCGCCGCACGCACCGAGGTGCTCCTCGACGGCCAGCGACTCCTCCGCCGAACACACCGCCAGCGCCCATGCCCCGAGCAGCGCCTTCAGCACGTGGTGCTCCAGGACGAGGGGAGCGGGTGGGGTTGGCGGGGCGGGCGATACGGGATGAACCGCCGACTCGGCCGCCTCGCCGGATTCAGCCGACCCGGGCGAGTCCGGCGACCCGGATGCCGAGGGCGTCGAGGGCGTCGAGTGGGGCGGGTGGGGCGGGTGCGTCGGCGGTGCCGGTTCCGGCGCGGTGTCCGGCAACGGCAGCCCGGTGTCCTCCACGGAGAAGCGCGGCAGCGGTATGCGCGGCGGCCCCGCCGGTTCGCCCTCGTCACCGTCCCGAGGCCCGCCCGGACCGGACGGCCCGTCGAGGCCACTCCCACCGCCACCGGGACGCACCGGCTCACCGTCGCCGCCCACGGCGTCACCGGAGCCTGCCCGGCCGCCCGAGTCCGGCACGTCGTGCCCGTCGGCCCTGCCCGGCCCGTCAGAACCGCCGGGCTCCCGCACACCGTCCTCGTGCGACGGCCCGTCGTCGTCCACCAGCCCCCGGGCCGACGGTACGCCGCTGCCACCGACCCGGGCGTTCGGCGGCGCCTCGTCCGCCGGTCCGTCGCCGGCCGAGGGTTTCCCGGCCGGCGGCACCCTGCCGATGTCGGGCTGTGCGGAGGCCCGCTCGGGCGTCTCGTGAAGGCCCGGGCTCTCCGGATCGTCGTCGTACGCGCCGGAAGGGCTTGTCGCCCCGGTCATACCGCACCCCCGTATTCGGGTGGGGTTCCGGAGAAGCGGGTGTCGTGGGCGGTGGCGAGGAGTTGGAGGCCGAGGCGGAGGCGGCGACGGGCCTCGTCCTCGGTGACGCCGAGGTCGGTGGCGGTCTGGCGGTAGTCGCGGCGCTGGAAGTAGGCGAGTTCGAGAGCGGTGCGCAGGGAGGCGGGCATGGCCTGCACTATGTAGTCGGCGCGGGCGGCGACCGACGCGTGGCGGACCTTGCGCTCCAGATCCTCGGTGGTGCCCTCGCCGCCCCGGGCGAGCGCGGCGGTCTCGGCGGCGCGCAGCCGTTGCACGGCCAGCCGGTGGGTCAGCGCGGCGACCCAGGAGCGCAGCGGCCCCTGCCTGGGGTCGTACGCCTCGGGGTCCTCCCAGAGTCGCAGGAACACCTCGCGGGTGATGCCGTCGGCGGCCCGCTCGTCACCGAGGACACGGTGCGCGAGACCGTGCACGAGGGACGCGAACCGGTCGTACAGCTCACCGAGCGCAGCCGCCTCGCCGCGCGCCAGCCGCTGCTGCATCCTGCGGTCCCACCGGGGCGGTGCGTCCTTCGTCGCCATTCGGCCCCCTCACCCTGCTCGTACCTGCGCCGTTCCTGATGACCGCCGAGCCGTGCACCCCGTGTCGACCCGGTCTGGTTCCAGCCCGATTCCAGCCTGCGTGTACTGCCGTCCCGAATGTAGTCGGCACTGCTGACCGCGCACGCCCCTTTATGGCAATGTGCGCCCCTCGCAAGGCCGATGGTGGTATGAACCTCCTCCGTCCCACGCTTCACCCCGCCCACGTGGGCGTTCTGCCCGCGCTTCGCATCCCTGTGTGAATCTCTATGGCGCCTGCCCTGCGCGGATCCGACCACTCGGGGCCGTGTCGCATCCATTTGTGATCAATAGTCGATCACAGGTGACCGTACTCGATGGAAATCACACCGAAAAGGCTTCTGAAATTGCTCGCCTACCACGCGCTTTCGGTGGAGTACGGGTGTTTCATGGAACGACGGCGGGGCAGCCGCGCAGCAGGGAGCGGTGCAGTGGCTTCCGGTACGGCGACTGAGAGGCATCGCGGTGGCGTTCGAAGTGACCGACGGCGAGCACGGTGACTGGGCCGTGCTGCACGTGTCGGGGGAGATGGATCTGGTCACGTCGCCGGTGCTGCGCCACCGGGTGCACGAGGCGGTGGCCGACGGCCGCCGAAGTCTCGTCCTCGACCTCTCCGGCGTCGTCTTCTGCGACTCCAGCGGCGTGGGCGTCCTGGTCGCCACCCGGCGGCTGATGCGCTCCTGCCGGGGCCGCCTCCGGCTGATCCTCCCCGCCGACGGCCACGCGGGCGGCGGCCCGGCCGAGGGCGCGCACGTCAGCCGCGTCCTCGCGGCCCTCGGCATACGCCGTCTCTTCGACGTCCACCCGGACGTCGACTCGGCGGTCGTACCGGACTCCGACGACCAGGCCGACCCCCTGTCGGCCTGACCGGTCGCGCCCACCGCGGTGAGCAGTACGCATGTGTGAGATTCCCCATTCTCCCCACTCTCGGATCCGCTGGAGCGGGAGACGCCCCCACCGCCCCGGCGGCCACATCGTCGTCCCGGAATTCCCGCAGTCTTGGTACAAGGGCCGCTTTCCCGCTCCGCCCCGGTCGCCGACGTCGTACGCTCCCTCGGAGAAGCACCCCACTTGACGTTAGGCGGGCCCGAAGAGACATGGTCAGCAGCGAGTACGAGCGCAGGATCGCCGCCCGGTTCGCCACCTTCGACCAGGACGGCAACGGCTGGATCGATCGCGAGGACTTCAGCGCGGCGAGCAAGGCGGTTCTCAACGAGTTCGGCACCCCCGCCCGTTCGGACAGAGGCCAGGCCCTGTACGGCGGTGCCGAGGCGTTCTGGCAGGGCATGGCCGGAATGGCGGACCGGGACGGCGACCAGCGCATCACCCGGGACGAGTTCGTGAACGGCGCGGTCAAGCGGCTGCGGGACAATCCCGACCGTTTCGCCGACATCGCCCGCCCCTTCCTGCACGCGGCCCTCGCGGTCGCGGACGCCGACGGGGACGGCGCGATCACGGTCAGGGAGGCCGCCCGGGTCCTCAAGGCCCTCGGTGTCCCCGAGCAGATCGCCACCGAGACCGCCGCCGCCCTCGACACCAATGCCGACGGCAAGGTGGACGAGGTGGAGGTCGTGACCGCGTTCGCGCGCTACTTCACCGTGCCCGAGTAGTCACACGCCTGGGTGCGCTGCTCATGAATAACGCTCCCTGAGCCGGTATTTGAGCACCTTCCGCAAGGTCTCGTTGCGCGGAAGGGCGTCCACCACCTCCAGCTGTTCCGGCAGTTTGTGGACGGACAGTCCTTCCGCGCGCAGCCAGTCGGTGACGTTCTCCAGCGTCAGGGGGCCGGCTCCCGGCGGCTGTTCGACCACCGCGCAGACCCGTTCCCCCCTCGCCGCGTCCGGCAGGCCGATCGCCGCCACGTCCTGGACGGCCGGGTGCCGGTGCAGCAGGTCCTCGATCTCCTTCGCCGAGATGTTCTCGCCCTTGCGGATGATGACGTCCTTGAGCCGTCCGGTCAGCACCAGATGCCCGCTGTCGGTGACATGCCCCAGATCGCCGGTGACGAAGAACCCGTCCGCGTCGAAGGCCGCCGCCGACTGCGCCGGATCCAGATAGCCCCGGCAGACGGCCTCCCCCTTCAGCCGCACCTCCCCGTCCACGATCCGGATCTCCATCCCCTCCGGTGGCCGCCCCTCCGTCGTCGCCAGGTTCTCCGCCGTGTCGTCCGGCGTCCCCATCGTGATCATCGGGACCTCCGTCATGCCGTACCCGTGGGTGAGTTGCACGCCCATCTCGCGTACGACCGAGTGGTAGAGCTCGGGCGGCTTCGGCGCCCCGCCGCCCGCGAGCAGTCGCAGGGAAGGGACGACCGGCACGCCCGGCTGCTTGCGCTGCGCGGCCAGGAACATCGAGTAGAACGCCGTCGACCCGCCCGCCACCGTCACCTTGTGCGCGCGGTAGCCCTCCAGAGCGGCCGGCAGCGCGAAGTGCTCGAACATCACCGCCGGGAAGCCGTACAGCAGGAGCATCACCATGTAGTCGGGGCCACCTATGTGCGCGTACGGGAAGGCGATCGAGCCGACGTCGTCCCGGGTGAGCCGCAGCGCGTGGGCGAGGCAGGAGCCGCCCGCGATGAGCGAACGGTCCGTGTGGAGGACGCCCTTGGGGTCGGAGGTGGTGCCCGACGTCCAGTAGATCCAGCGGACGGTGGTGCCGTCGGCCGGCGGGGCGGGGAGCATCGAGGGGTCGCCGTCCGGGAGCCGGTCGTACGCCTCGAAGACCCCTTCGGCCGCCAGCCGCCGGGCCATCGCCGTGTGGTCGAAGCCCCGCCATTCGCCCGGCACCGCGAAGAACTCGGCCCGGGACTCCCGGAGCGCGAAGCCGACCTCGCGGTCGCGGTAGAAGGGGATGACGGGGGACTGGACGGCGCCGAGGCGGGCCAGGGCGAAGGACAGCAGGACCGTCTCGACGCGGGTGGGCAACTGCCAGGCGACGACCGTGCCGGGGCGTACGCCCCTGTCGTACAGCCCGGCCGCCACCCGCTCGGCGCGGGCACGCAGCTCGCCGAAGCTCAGGGCGCGGTCGTCCTGGAGGAGCACGGGCCGGTCGGGGGTGAGGTCGGCGCGGCGGGCGAGGAGTTCCCAGAGGGTGCGGGACTCGCTGAGCGCGTGGGCGGTGTCGTTCACGGCGGCCGCTCCTTCTTCTGAGGCTCGGTTCGCCTCCGGGGCGCGCCCCTTCGGCTCACCCGCCGGAAGCTGACGGATTGTCAGATCTTGGGCAGAGCGTAGGGCCGGGCGCCTTGTCGGTCCAGGGGGCCGGGGCTAGCCTGCTTCATGGAGTGAATCTGACGGCCCATCAGATAACTGAGGCAACCGAGTGGGGAACCCATGACCGAACTGCCCCGCATCATCAGCGTCGACGACCATGTGATCGAGCCCGCGCACCTCTTCGACACCTGGCTGCCGGAGAAGTACCGCGACCGAGGCCCGCAGCCCCTCACGGCCGGGATCGGTGAGCTGGCGTACGTCGCCGGGAAGTACCAGATCACGATGGACCCCGACGGGCAGCCGACGGACTGGTGGATCTACGAGGACCTGAAGTTCCCGTACAAGCGCAACATCGCGGCCGTCGGCTTCGACCGGGACGAGATGACGCTGGAGGGGATCACCCGGGAGGAGATGCGGCGCGGGTGCTGGGATCCGAAGGCGCGGCTGGCGGACATGGACCTCAACCACGTCGAGGCCTCGCTCTGCTTCCCGACCTTCCCGCGCTTCTGCGGGCAGACCTTCGCCGAGGCGCACGACAAGGAGGTCGCCCTGGCCTGCGTGCGCGCCTACAACGACTGGATGGTCGAGGAGTGGTGCGGCGACAGCGGCGGCCGGCTGATCCCGCTGTGCCTGATCCCCCTGTGGGACGTCGGGCTGGCCGTCGAGGAGATCAGGCGGAACGCGGCCCGGGGGGTGAAGGCCGTGACCTTCTCCGAGATCCCCACCTACCTCGGCCTGCCCTCCATCCACTCCGGCTACTGGGACCCCTTCTTCGCGGTCTGCCAGGACACCGGCACGGTCGTCAACATGCACATCGGCTCCAGCTCCCAGATGCCGGCCGCCTCCCCGGACGCCCCACCCGCCGTCCAGGCCTCGCTCTCCTTCAACAACGCGATGGCCTCGATGATGGACTTCCTCTTCAGCGGGGTCCTGGTGAAGTTCCCGCGCCTCAAACTCGCCTACAGCGAAGGCCAGATGGGCTGGATTCCCTACGCCCTGGAGCGCGCCGACGACGTGTGGGAGGAGCACCGTGCCTGGGGCGGCGTACGGGACCTGATCCCCGAGCCGCCGTCGACGTACTACTACCGGCAGATGTTCTGCTGCTTCTTCCGCGACAAGCACGGGATCGCCTCGCTGGACGTGGTGGGACGCGACAACGCGACCTTCGAGACCGACTACCCGCACGTCGACTCGACCTTCCCGCACACCAAGGAGGTCGCCCTCGACCACGTCAAGGGCCTCGACGACGAGACCGTCCACAAGCTCATGCGCGGCAACGCGATCCGCATGCTCGACCTGGACCTCGACACGTAATGGATCTCACCCACAGCCCGGCGGAGGAGGAGTTCCGGGCGCGCCTGAGGGAGTGGCTGGCGAAGGTGCTCCCCGCGCTGCCGCCGAAGCCGCCGCCCGACGACTGGCCCGGCCGTCGCGCGTACGACCTCGGCTGGCAGCGGATGCTGTACGACGCCGGGTACGCCGACGTCCACTGGGACGCCTCCCCGGCCGTACGGCTCGTCTTCCTGGAGGAGACCGAGAGGGCGGGCGCCCCCTACGTCGGCGCCAACTTCGTCGGTCTGCTGCACGCGGGGCCCACCATCGCCGCCGAGGGGACCGCCGAACAGCGGGCCCGCTGGCTGCCGCCGGTGCTGCGCGGCGAGGAGGTCTGGTGCCAGGGCTTCAGCGAGCCGGACGCCGGGTCCGACCTCGCCTCCCTGCGCACCCGCGCGCGCCGGGACGGCGACGAGTACGTGGTCACGGGGTCGAAGATCTGGACCTCGCACGCCGAAGTCGCCGACTGGTGCGAGCTGTTGGTGCGGACCGACCCCTCGGCGCCGAAGCACCGGGGCATCTCGTGGCTGGCGATGCCCATGGACGCGCCCGGCGTGACCGTACGGCCCCTGCGTACCCTCGCCGGCTCCACCGAGTTCGCCGAGGTCTTCCTCGACGAGGTACGCGTGCCGGTCGCCAACCGGGTCGGGCAGGAGAACGACGGCTGGCGCGTGACCATGGTGACCCTGTCGTTCGAGCGCGGGACCGCTTTCGTGGGCGAAGTGGTCGCCTGCCGCAGGGTGTTGGGCGAGCTCGCGCGAAAGGCGCGGTCCGGCGGGCGCTGGGACGACCCCGGTCTCCGGCGGCGCCTGGGGCGGCTGAACGCCGAGTTCCGGGCGCTGTGGCGGCTCACGCAGTGGAACGTGAGCGAGGCGGAGTCCTCCGGAGGTGTGCCGGGGGTGGGGGGGTCGGTCTTCAAACTGCGGTATTCACGTGCGCGTCAGGAGTTGTACGACGCGGCAGCCGAGGTGCTGGGGGCGGAGGCTCTGGACCTCGACCGGCCCTGGGTGCTCGATCGGCTCGGCTCGCTGTCGTACACGATCGCGGCCGGGACCTCTGAGATCCA
Coding sequences:
- a CDS encoding acyl-CoA dehydrogenase family protein — translated: MDLTHSPAEEEFRARLREWLAKVLPALPPKPPPDDWPGRRAYDLGWQRMLYDAGYADVHWDASPAVRLVFLEETERAGAPYVGANFVGLLHAGPTIAAEGTAEQRARWLPPVLRGEEVWCQGFSEPDAGSDLASLRTRARRDGDEYVVTGSKIWTSHAEVADWCELLVRTDPSAPKHRGISWLAMPMDAPGVTVRPLRTLAGSTEFAEVFLDEVRVPVANRVGQENDGWRVTMVTLSFERGTAFVGEVVACRRVLGELARKARSGGRWDDPGLRRRLGRLNAEFRALWRLTQWNVSEAESSGGVPGVGGSVFKLRYSRARQELYDAAAEVLGAEALDLDRPWVLDRLGSLSYTIAAGTSEIQRNIVAERILGLPKG
- a CDS encoding amidohydrolase family protein; protein product: MTELPRIISVDDHVIEPAHLFDTWLPEKYRDRGPQPLTAGIGELAYVAGKYQITMDPDGQPTDWWIYEDLKFPYKRNIAAVGFDRDEMTLEGITREEMRRGCWDPKARLADMDLNHVEASLCFPTFPRFCGQTFAEAHDKEVALACVRAYNDWMVEEWCGDSGGRLIPLCLIPLWDVGLAVEEIRRNAARGVKAVTFSEIPTYLGLPSIHSGYWDPFFAVCQDTGTVVNMHIGSSSQMPAASPDAPPAVQASLSFNNAMASMMDFLFSGVLVKFPRLKLAYSEGQMGWIPYALERADDVWEEHRAWGGVRDLIPEPPSTYYYRQMFCCFFRDKHGIASLDVVGRDNATFETDYPHVDSTFPHTKEVALDHVKGLDDETVHKLMRGNAIRMLDLDLDT
- a CDS encoding AMP-binding protein, which produces MNDTAHALSESRTLWELLARRADLTPDRPVLLQDDRALSFGELRARAERVAAGLYDRGVRPGTVVAWQLPTRVETVLLSFALARLGAVQSPVIPFYRDREVGFALRESRAEFFAVPGEWRGFDHTAMARRLAAEGVFEAYDRLPDGDPSMLPAPPADGTTVRWIYWTSGTTSDPKGVLHTDRSLIAGGSCLAHALRLTRDDVGSIAFPYAHIGGPDYMVMLLLYGFPAVMFEHFALPAALEGYRAHKVTVAGGSTAFYSMFLAAQRKQPGVPVVPSLRLLAGGGAPKPPELYHSVVREMGVQLTHGYGMTEVPMITMGTPDDTAENLATTEGRPPEGMEIRIVDGEVRLKGEAVCRGYLDPAQSAAAFDADGFFVTGDLGHVTDSGHLVLTGRLKDVIIRKGENISAKEIEDLLHRHPAVQDVAAIGLPDAARGERVCAVVEQPPGAGPLTLENVTDWLRAEGLSVHKLPEQLEVVDALPRNETLRKVLKYRLRERYS